The genomic interval CCGGCGTGCTCAACACGAACATCTCGGGCGACCTCGCACGTGAGAACTTCGTGGCCGGCAAGTCGCCGTTCTTCCTCACCGGTCCGTGGAACGTTCCCGCAGCTGTCGACGCCGGGCTCGACATCGCCGTCGACGCGATCCCGAGCGCCGGAGGCCAGGACGCGCAGCCGTTCGCCGGCGTGCAGGGCTTCTTCCTCTCGGCGAAGAGCGAGAACGTCGTCGCCGCGACCAACTTCCTCATCAACTACATCGGCTCGGCCGAGGTGCAGACCGCGCTCTACGAGATCGGCGGCCGTGCCCCCGCGCTCACCGAGTCGTTCGAGGCCGCTGTCGCATCCGACCCGATCGTCGGAGCCTTCGGCGAGGTCGGCGCGAACGCCGTGCCGATGCCGTCGGTGCCCGCGATGGGCAAGGTGTGGGAGTTCTGGGGCGTGACCGAGGTCGCGATCATCAACGGCCAGGGCGACCCCGCGCAGCTCTGGCAGAAGATGGCCGCCGACATCCAGGCAGCCATCGGCTGATCCAGCCGGCACCGCGAGTCGGGCGTGATGCTCCACTCGCGGTGCCTCCGCCTGCCACGCTGTCACTGCCGAGGACGAAGAGGAACCCATGACGCAGCTGAAACTGCGGCAGATGCCGCTCGAGGAGCGCACGGACAGCCCCGGGCGCACCGCCGCGCGGATGGTCGCCGCCGCATCCGGGGGATGGAAGGTTGCCCTCGTCAAGATCCTCGCCCTTGCGATCGTCGATGCGATCGCGCTCTACGCAGTGCTCGTGCTCGCGAGCGTGGGTGACTGGGTGGTCGTCGGCGTCATCGTCATCGTCACGGCGGCCGTCAACGTCATCTACTTCCGCCGCGGCCGGCTCCCGGCCAAGTACCTCGCGCCGGGCCTCATCTTCCTCGCGATCTTCCAGATCTTCGTGGTGCTGTACTCGGGCTACGTCGCCTTCACCAACTACGGCACCGGCCACAACTCCACCAAGGAAGACGCCATCCAGGCGCTCATCCTGCAGAGCCAGCAGCGTGTCGAGGATTCGCCTGGCTACCCCGTGACGGTTCTCGAGAACTTCGGCGAGATCGGCCTGCTGCTCACCACCCCCGAAGGCGATGCCCTGCTCGGCCGGGACGGCGAAGTCGCCGAAGAGGTCGACGCGCGCATCGAAGGCGGTCGCGCCGTCGCGCTCGACGGCTGGAACAGCCTCGACTTTGCGGGCGTCGTCGCCAACCAGAACCGCGTCACCCAGATGACCGTGCTGCTCTCCGAGGGCGGCGAAGACGGATCCCTCCGCACCCAGGACGGCAACACCGCCTACCTCTACACCTCGCGGTTCATCTACGAACCCGACCGCGATGTCATGGTCGACACGGCATCCGGTGAGACGTTCAGCGACGTCGGAACGGGTGCGTTCACCTCCGAGGCGGGAGAGGAGCTCATGCCCGGGTGGAAGGTCGACGTCGGCTTCGCCAACTTCGAGCGCGCCTTCGGCGAGCCCACCATCCGCGAGCCGCTTCTCGCCGTGACGGTGTGGACGTTCGCGTTCGCCCTCATCTCGGTGGCGTCGACGTTCCTGCTCGGCCTCGTGCTCGCGCTCGTCTTCAACGACCCCCGGATGCGCAGCCGCTCCTACTACCGCGTGGTCATGATCCTCCCGTACGCGTTCCCCGGGTTCCTCTCGGCGCTCGTGTGGAGCGGCCTCCTGAACCAGGAGTTCGGGTTCATCAACGTCGTGTTCCTCGGGGGCGCGGAAGTGCCCTGGCTCACCAACGAATGGCTCGCGAAGTTCAGCATCCTGTTCGTGAACCTGTGGCTCGGCTTCCCGTACATGTTCCTCGTGACGACGGGCGCGCTGCAGTCGATCCCCGGGGAGCTCACGGAGGCCGCGCAGATGGACGGCGCGACGCCGTTCCAGGCGTTCCGCCTCATCAAGATGCCGCTGCTGCTCGTGTCGGTCGCGCCGCTGCTGATCTCGTCGTTCGCATTCAACTTCAACAACTTCAACCTGATCTACATGCTCACCAGGGGTGGCCCGCGCGACATCACGGCCGACGTCAACGTGGGTGCCACCGACATCCTGATCTCGATGGTCTACAAGGTCGCCTTCGTCGGATCCGATCGCGACTACGGTCTCGCGAGCGCGTTCGCGATCATCATCTTCGTCATCGTCGGCACGATCTCGGTGATCGCGTTCCGTCGCACCAAGACGCTCGAGGAGCTGAACTGACATGAGCCCCATCACCCAGACTCGGGCGAACTCGGTCATCGTCGACCAGAAGCGCGACTTCCGCACCTACTTCCGGCAGACCGGATGGCGGCACCTCGTCGGCATCGTCGTCGTGATCTACTGCGCGTTCCCGCTGCTCTACATCCTCTCGGCGTCGCTCAACCCGGGCGGCACACTCGTCACCGCCAACACGCTCTTCGGCACCGTCGACATCGGCAGCTACATCGAGCTCTTCAACCGCCCGCAGCAGCCGTACGCGGCGTGGTTCGCCAACACGCTCATCATCGGGCTCACCTCGGCCGCCGGCACCGTGCTTCTCGGAGCGCTGGCCGCGTACGCGTTCTCGCGCATGCGATTCACGGGGCGCCGGGTGGGACTCATCACCCTGCTGCTCGTGCAGATGTTCCCGCAGCTGCTCGCGATGGTCGCGATCTTCCTGCTCATGTCGGCGATCGGCGACATCTTCCCGGCGATCGGCCTCAACACCCAGATCGGCCTCATCATGGTCTACCTGGGTGGCGCGCTGGGTGTGAACACGTACCTCATGTACGGGTTCTTCAACACCGTGCCGAAGGAGATCGACGAGGCAGCGAAGATCGACGGCGCCGGCCACGCCCGCATCTTCTTCACGATCATCCTGCGGCTCGTCTCGCCCATCCTCGCTGTCGTCGCGCTGCTGAGCTTCCTCGGAACGATGAGCGAATTCGTGATCGCCTCCGTGATCCTCGTGTCGCCCGAGAACCAGACTCTCGCGGTGGGGCTCTACCAGTTCATCTCGCAGGAGACCTCGCGCAACTGGAGCGTCTTCGCGGCGGGCGCGGTGCTCGCAGCCATCATCCCCGTGGCGCTGTTCCTGGCGCTGCAGCGCTTCATCGTGGGCGGTCTGACCGCCGGATCGGTGAAGTGACGCGCGCCGGCACCGACGCGCGCGGTTCCCACAACTGAATAACAACCTGAGGGCTCTGTCATGGCGACCGCCGTGCATCCACGTCTCCTGACTGTGGCGGCATGTGCCGCCGTGACCGAGAGGACAGAGCATGACGCTCCACCCTGCATCCGCATCCGCATCCGCATCCGCATCCGCATCCAGCCCATCCGCCGGCCTGCCGCACCACGACGGCTCACCCCTCTACGTCGACGATCTCGCGCCCGCACTCGGCGACATCGTGGGCGTGCGCCTGCGGGTACCGCACGGCTACGGCCCCCTCGAGCTCGTGACCGTGCGTGCCGACATCGACCATGAGCCGGCCTGGTTCGATGCCACCCTCATCGGGTCCACCGAGGGCTGGGACTGGTGGCAGGCCCAGCTGCGCGTCGGC from Salinibacterium sp. ZJ70 carries:
- a CDS encoding ABC transporter permease subunit translates to MTQLKLRQMPLEERTDSPGRTAARMVAAASGGWKVALVKILALAIVDAIALYAVLVLASVGDWVVVGVIVIVTAAVNVIYFRRGRLPAKYLAPGLIFLAIFQIFVVLYSGYVAFTNYGTGHNSTKEDAIQALILQSQQRVEDSPGYPVTVLENFGEIGLLLTTPEGDALLGRDGEVAEEVDARIEGGRAVALDGWNSLDFAGVVANQNRVTQMTVLLSEGGEDGSLRTQDGNTAYLYTSRFIYEPDRDVMVDTASGETFSDVGTGAFTSEAGEELMPGWKVDVGFANFERAFGEPTIREPLLAVTVWTFAFALISVASTFLLGLVLALVFNDPRMRSRSYYRVVMILPYAFPGFLSALVWSGLLNQEFGFINVVFLGGAEVPWLTNEWLAKFSILFVNLWLGFPYMFLVTTGALQSIPGELTEAAQMDGATPFQAFRLIKMPLLLVSVAPLLISSFAFNFNNFNLIYMLTRGGPRDITADVNVGATDILISMVYKVAFVGSDRDYGLASAFAIIIFVIVGTISVIAFRRTKTLEELN
- a CDS encoding sugar ABC transporter permease, translating into MSPITQTRANSVIVDQKRDFRTYFRQTGWRHLVGIVVVIYCAFPLLYILSASLNPGGTLVTANTLFGTVDIGSYIELFNRPQQPYAAWFANTLIIGLTSAAGTVLLGALAAYAFSRMRFTGRRVGLITLLLVQMFPQLLAMVAIFLLMSAIGDIFPAIGLNTQIGLIMVYLGGALGVNTYLMYGFFNTVPKEIDEAAKIDGAGHARIFFTIILRLVSPILAVVALLSFLGTMSEFVIASVILVSPENQTLAVGLYQFISQETSRNWSVFAAGAVLAAIIPVALFLALQRFIVGGLTAGSVK